The window CGCGCGCGTCCTGCGTGGCGTTGGCGTTGCGCCGTAGATGACATGAGATCCGTCGGGTCGTGTCAacacgacggccgtcgcagCTTTGGCGACCGCCGCTCTCTTCCATCATGTGCCACGGTGGCGCGAGACGGACCGCGAGAACATGTCCGACCATGACCACCGTGCACCTTTGCCGGATGGCGCACCCGCTGACGTGGCCGCCCATTGCATCTTACTGTACGTGTTGTTATGATCCTCGTGGCAGGTCGACAGGTGTACGTTGCCATGTGTATCCTACGCCGGTATTTCTTGATGACCTTTCGGCGAAGGCGCCAATGAACATGTATCTTTTGACTCGGCTTGCAAGAGGCGGGAGACAATACCACCCCTTCCGGTATCACCGGTGAGGAGCTGGTCGGGGATAGCGTTGCATCGTCTCCTTTTTGGGGACGCTTCATGACTTGGAGATGAATCTTGAGCGAAACTAAATAGGAATCTTCGTCTACCCTTGGGGGTTGAGGGATTTCGTTCGCACCCGCCATGTGCATAACGTTACGTGCTGGAGTGATGATACGAAAGGCTTCACGTAGGAAAGGGATGGGGCAGGACGGGTGGTCTGCACTGCACATGAACTGCATCTGCCGTGCCGGTTTGTTGGTGTCGAGCCAGCCGCTCGTTCCCGGGCCAGTAGACACGCAGCTTTAGGCCCGGTTCGAACGGTGTAGACGCGGAAGGGTGCGCGTTTGACATACTGCACCCGCCCTCGATCACCGCCTGCCCGACGTTTGGGGTCGAACTGACGGGTATGCTGAGCTGTGTGGAAAGGAAATTTCGGTTGACTAGCTCCGGCCAGTGTCGAGTGCAAGACTGGCCATTTGCACAGGAACGGAGGCGGCATCTGCGAGGTTGATGTGGCATTTATGCATGCCGCGTTTGACGACTACCCAAACACCAAACCATTAGTTCCGCACTGCAGATGGACGACATGGGACCATTTGTTGGTGGTGGTATTCCTCTGTGATGGTATCAGTCGAAGTGCCAGGCCTGTTTCTCACAGGCCGAATGAATACAGTCGCTACATGATGTCCTCATCCATTCGCTTCCTATTGGCATCGATGATGCCCTCCATCATCTCAAGTGCCTTCGTCTGGCTCCGAAGCTTTCCAAACGCCTTGTAGGTGTATATGTCAGGTTTGAAGCCCGCCGCCTCCATGCCTTGAAGCGTCGCCACCGTTTTCCCAATGTCCTGCATCGATGCGTGCCCCTTGATGAGCGTGTTCCACGTCACGAGGGTTggctcgacgccgtgctcACGCATCACCTGAACCACCTGCTTCGCGAGGTTTCTCTCGCCGCTGTTCATCAGGCCGCGTAAAAGTATGGTAAAGGTGAGTACGGTCGGGGCCGGGTGGATGGGCTCCATGGCCGCAACGGCACCCTCCCCACGCGTCTCGCCCCCTTCCGGCCCGCCCGCTTTCAGGTTGTCCTTGAGCATGTCGCCGAATATCTGGAGAGCCGACCGGAACAGGCCTGGATGATCCGTCATGGCCAGAATGAAGGTGTCATGGATGAGACTGCCCTGGTTGCCGAGAACCCCCTTCCCGGCAATACTCTGAACTTGCCCCTCGAGCCGCGACTTGAAGAAGTTGTAATATGCCATCAGGTCGTACGGTTGCTCGAGGCTCTTGATGTACGCCCTCAGCATGATGGCGATTGTCGTCGAGTTGGGCCGCAGCCGTGGACCTTCACCGGCGGAGAAGAATGCGTCCACGACGGGTAAGATGGAGTGTTGAAACTCCCATTCCCGTTGTTGGGCTCCCTCGAGCGGCGCGACGGGCTCGCCCGGTGGCTGCTGCGACAACAACAAAGGCAAGGCGTCGGGCATCCACCATTGCAGGGGCTCGAGCTCAAACTTTTTGGCGTAATTGCGTAGCATGGGTGCAAATATCGGCAGCGGTCGTGGCACGCGAAGCCTCTTCTCGCGAGACTCCATCTCGGCGAAAAATAAAATGCTGTGCAGCGCGTTGTTCAAGACATCCACATACGGCGCCTCGGCAGCACGCGCCACGTCGAGGGCCTTGACGACGTTGTCGACCTTGAGGCTGCCCCTGGCCCCTCTGTACACCGTCGCCCATGCCTTGGCGTCGAGCTGGACGCCAGCTTCGGAAAAGAGGAGAGCGAGCCGGATGGCTTCCTCCACTTCGCCCTGCTGGCAGAGAGAGTCGAGCAgggcggtggcggtgatGACGTTTGGCCAAAAGCCCCTTTCAACCAAGTGTTGGAGCCCGTCCTTTGGCGAGAATGGTTGCCTCCGCTGCGACGAAAGGCCGTCGTGACCGATTTTGTGGTGGAGCAGCGAGGTGATGACGCTGGCGGCCCTTATGTCGTTGAGATCCATGCCGCCATCCGCCAGGTCCTTGATGATCTGAAAGGCCGTGTGTTTGTgggccacgtcgtcggccaatCTCCTCGCGAACTGAATGAGGGTATTGGGGTGCAGCTTGATACCAGCTCGCTTCAAGATCATGTACAGTTCGCCGGCCTGGTGAGCCGGCAGCTTATTTGCCAAAAGTCCGAAAGTCCTCTGCGCAAACGGTACATGTCTGACCGGGCTATCCTCGACAACCCGTGCCGCAAGACAGAGGGTTTGTTCGGCCAACGCCGTTCGTTCCGTCGTGGACTTGACGCGCCCTAGGTCTAGGCGTTTGGCGACGAACAGCAAAACGTCGTGGATGGCATAACCTGGCGGAAGAGGATCCAGCGTGGCGTCGAGAACGAGTCCGATCTTGTCCGGAGCGAGATGCATCGTCGAGAGCATGACCGTCGGCCATTGCTGCtgtctcgtcggcggcaaagtCAACTCCCAGGCCTTGCGCATGGCTGCAGAAGTATCAAGCTCGAATAGCCACCTCCCGTCCTCGCGCCAAGGCCACGAGGATGGTTGCTGGGGATTCAGAACGTGGTGCAGCATCTTTTTCCACCGCTTGAAGGCCCGCCTCACCGGACCCAAGTCGGATTTTGGATATTGATGGCGGATGTAGCCCCATTGCTGATATATCGCTCTCTCCTCCTGCATCCGCTTCCAACACTCTGGCGTCAACTGCCCCCGGTAGGGTTGATACGTCGACTTGAAGCCTTTGAAATCCGTCAAGGCAGGCGGAACTTTCCGCGTGTTGGGTCTGAGGAACCGCGAGACTTGCTTCAGCCGCCGACCGCCATGTTTTCTGTCGTCGGTTTTCTGGCGCCTCTGGAGCCTTGAATCGGTCCCCGACTTGGCTGTGTGGGTGTGGGAGCGAAGAGACGGTTCCTTTCGAGGTGGTTCGGATGTGACGAATCGGGAGCCAAGCGAGTTCGCATCACCATTCAGGTGCCATGCCGATGTAGTTTCATGGTCACCGAATGGAATTGCCAGACCACGCAGGCCGGATAAGCACTCCGAGAAACGGCGCAGGtgtgacgacgatggtgacggtcGGGTCctggacaaggacaaggtcAAGAGCAGGCTTCGTCCAGCAAAATATGATCCTCGGAGGCTCGAGCGGCAGAGTTGAGATGCTGGCATCATAAAGGCATTGGAGCCAGGCAGCGGGAAGCGCCCGTCATGGTGTGTAGTTGGCTGAAAATAAATATCCAGGTTGGTGCTTTGCTATGAGATGACGGTTTGGCGTTGAAGCAGACGGGTAAAGAATTCTACCAAGAAAGTGTGGATACAGCGATAACAGTGCCAtgcacaggtacggagcatcaATATTATCGCAGtaccctactccgtacggagtacttggtattactgtgcagtgtacttagttgtactgtgaagtcagtactgtacgtacttacttaagtactgtatagaCATACTTAATAGtcagtgtacggagtacagtacagggcAATGTTCActactaagtactaagtaatgCACctgtcagtacggagtacggagtacttagtatcactctgtactccgtacttactgtacatccaggtaggtacctggaTACACTTCTCTCCCACCTTGATAGGTTTAGCCACACCGATGCGCCAAGTTGAACGGAGCCAACCCCATTTTCGGCCCGccaccctcgacgacgaccaacaGTCGACGATTCCTCAGTTGCAACCTTCTTCCCCGGGCACCAAACGGACAAAGGCTACCCGTCATGTCATCTTCGCTCAATAACCTGAGCGCTGCCACAGAGGACCGAAAAGCCCGTCTGGCGGCGCTACGCGGCCTGAAAAGAAAACAACCAAATGGCGAAACCGCAACGCCCGAAGCAGAGAACAGACCGTCGCAGCCAGCGGCTGAAGGAGTCGACATTGCGCGGCAGCACCTCTCGGGCCGCAACTATGACTTCGAGACCAAGGGGCCCAAGCTAGGCTTTGAGCACATGCCCAACGAGGGCCTGGAAAATCCAACGTTGGAGGAGCAAGCGGCCGAGGTTGAAGCCGAGACCCAGAGACTGGCCGACGAAGAGGCGCAAAACGAAAAGGGTATCGATTTATTCAAACTACAACCGAAGAAGCCAAACTGGGACCTGAAGCGAAATCTGGAAACGAAGATGGAGATTCTCAACGTACGGACCGATAACGCAATCGCAAAATTGGTTCGGCAACGGATAGCAAGCGCCCAGGAAGCAGTGCAGAAGGGCGGAGCGGCGCGGAGCGATGCCGTGGAAGGAGACGctgtcggcctcgacggcctcgctctcgtcgaaGGCCTCAGAGTCCGGGAGAAAGAGGaaagggaggaggaggagcgtgAAAGGGCACAGGAGGAATGAAACAGTCTTGGGCGGACGGGGAGGGGAATTGTTCTGCACTTGGTGTGATGAGCAGCATCATGTTTGgattttttcttcttctcggAACCGCCATTGCGGGCCGTCTGCCCAAGGAAAATTGATACCCAGTTACCTCGCGTCGCCTTTCAACTCTCGGGTCAAGGCCAGCCGCTTGCTGAAGGGGCTCAGGCTGCGTTCCCTCGATCGTTGATCTGCTTGCATCACACCAGAACGGCCACCGTGCCGTTCCCGGTCCTCGCCAGCCGCCGGAGCAAGCCGATTTTCCTTTCTTTCCTGTCGCCGCGATCCCCGCTCCGGCGATCTTGAGTAGTATGGCCGGCGCGCAGGCGGCTCTCGGCCATCTCTCGTCATGGCAGAATTTCCTTTCAGCTCCGGCGGGGCATCTCGATTTCGCACACGGTGGTCGCGGGACCGATACAGTCGTTCAGTACGCTCGGGCACGGGGGAATGGCTGTCTCGCGACCTCGCACGACCGCGCCTTTGCGGTGGAGATGGGCTCCGGCTAtggctgctgcggctgccgttgcctcggcggccgccctcggcgttcGGAGACCCTGGACTGCGCTTGCGCTTGCGTGGCTCCGCAGACCTGCTGCGATTTCGATTTCGCATTCGGTCCCCAGAATTGTCGGTTGAGATTGTTGAGATGGAGTTTGCGGAAAGGGACCGTGGCCGCTTCGATGTCGCTCTCGGaacctcatcctcgccctcgtcttgATCTTGGCCCCGCTGCTTGGCCCGCTCCGCTTCCCTCTTGGCGAGTTCTTCATCTGCGACGCCCTTCCTGTGGGAAAAAGGGTCAGGGCTGTCGGTTGGAGGTGGGGGGCGGCGGGATCACGTACTTTGCCTCGACTGGTTCCAGGCTGGTGTTGGCCAGTTTCGGCACGAGCTTGGGGTTGCGCAACTGCTGAGATCTAGAAGGACGCGCAACGTACGGTCTTTCCTGAGTCGATGACTTGCACTCGTATGAGTAGTGACGTGCTGGCTTGTTAGCTACATTGTTCCGACATCAAGGAGGGAGTGATGCATATCTCGTTTCAGGCACTTTTGGCACTGAACATTGGCTGGAGTGGACCGTGGgggccctcctcggccgcgagggccAAACATGGCGGCAACTGGTATGAGATGGGTCGCGGAAGTGTGCAGAAAATTCGAAAACAGGGTGTTCGCAATAGGGAAATGTGAGTGTAGGTCCTACATGGAGGTAAGTATGACGAAATGAAACAAACGTGTGTCGAGGTTCTGCATGGAGATTGAGCGCTACAGAAAGTAATAGGTGtaacttgtacggagtactccgtacaaagtactgtactgtacttactatattactgtacttatgttTCCTACGGAGCATCGTACTTTTTCAGTAAGTACGCGTAGCGGACCTTGGCtgatgtaagtacagtacttaactactaggtaccttaccaagtacttggcaCTAGTGCGAGTTGGCGGCTTGGGAGTTGGTTGGACTACACTCTCCCAGCTAAAtacagtgcagtaagtactgaaagtacagtgcagtaggACCAGGACTCCATGCCACCTACCAGGCAATCAGACTTAGtttacctagtacttttaCTGTTCTTACAGTGCTTACTGCATTACATGGAACTCCTCGGCGGGATATGCCATCCGAGTCACGTGACTCTCTTCAGAACCATCGACCAACTGATGGCaatcgccgcctcgacgatgcaCGAAATCCTTGTACGTTTCTGGTCGTTGCCAGGACCGCATCCAGGCCTACCTTGCGACACCATTTCAGTTCAGTAGAGGAGGTAAATGCTTCTTTTTGCCGAAGCCAAAATATCATCATGCATCTTGTGCCAGCTCCAACCGTGTTCCGTCTTTCCCACTCGTTGACATCAACGCGTAGCACCGCATGTGTTACATAAGCGTCACACAAACGCACATTTTCTCGTGACTGCCGAAGCGTTGGCTGTGTGGGTGGCTGAGGGATGGCGTCGGTCGACGCTAGGTCCTTTTCCAACCTTTTCCCATCATTGACCTCAAGTCCCTCCGTCGATTTCCATATCATGGCATCGGCCTGAATCGCGCCTTGGATTTCATCCTCATTTGCCGGCACTCCGAGTTACGACTTGTCACCGCATTCTCGGAATTCCCTGTTCTGGATTCTGTCTGTGGCCTTCTCCTAGTCGTCGGTCGCCTGCATAACAATCGAGGCTGTGAAAAAAGAGCCGCAACAGTTCGCGAAGCCCCCTCTCGGTGCAACCTCCCCTCGACCCgaccctcggccgcgacaCCATCATCGCCTGCCGTTGTTGCATCCCATCCGTCTGCCGCCGAAACCGTTTCCTCGTTCCGACGGGGCGGATCTACGCATCGCTCGTCTCGCGACTGCCTGCCTGGACGCGAAGCCTGAAGCCTAGAAGCGCCAATCCGTCCGACTCGACCAGTCTGATTCATCGAACCGCTACTTCTTCTCCCCTAATTCGAAAAGATGCCCTTCACGCTACGACGATGATTATCGGTGCTCTGTTCTTTACCTGCCGGCCTGCTTCGATTGATTCTGCTTCTTGATTCGAATTTCCGTACTGTCTCTTCTCCTTCGTCGCCTTGGTTTCGCCCATTACCCCCGACTTCACCGGCGACGATCAacccatcgtcatcgccgtctgTCGTATTACCTCGGTAGTTCACTCCGTTGTTGCTCCTTGATTGGATATCGAACCCTGCCTGGTTGCGACGTCATGGCGAGTGCGCAGGCTTCCTCAGACCTTCCCAGGCCCTCCTTTGCCAAGGTATGCATCCACCCACCCCCGCGCGCCGCCGCATTCGCCAGCTCCCTCCCGCTTTTTTTTTCGTAGAACTGACGCTTCGGAAACACCCCGTAGGTGGCCGCCTCCATCTCCAAACAGGCACCGCCGAGGTCCCTACTTGTGGGCGGTCAAACCGGAAACCGAATGTCCGCGCCTGCCTCGGATGTGCCCGTCATCGTAAGCGGTGCATCCGCTGCCGCTGTCCGCTCGCGCGCCatgtcgccgccgaagcctGGAGATCGGGCTTCTCCtggcgccggcatcgtcgtcgtcgacagcgtCGCCGTGCCGATTCGCAATCTCAAGATTGGCTCCAAAGTTCCTAGCCTGGTGATCGATGGCACTGGCGCCGTGCTGGACCGCCAGCAAACCCGGGTCAGCAGGGAGAGCGCCTCCGACGAATCGCAAAGGTTCGACTCGAGCTCGGAACTGGGCACGAAACCCCCAAGTTTGGACGGCAAGAGCATCACCTCCGGGACAACCTTTGCCATGGATGAGAAGGAATCTCTCCGCCCCGATGACAGCGCTAgcgtcaaggccgccgccgaagacgacgattCCTTTTCGATACGGGGCTCTTTCATTGCCGGCTCACGCATGAGCTCGGATATTGCCGCCAGAGCGCGCGGCATCCAGCTCGGTGACATTCCGGAGCGACGTCTTGTCCAACCCCCTCCAGGGCCTCTCGGGCCCGGAATCTTGACACCTcagagctcctcgtcggagcaaccgccgccgctgaaCCCAGCCATGCCGCTCGGCGTGGAAGGGTCGTCGGATGCACTGAACGTCATATACCGCCAGGCCCCGGACGAG of the Drechmeria coniospora strain ARSEF 6962 chromosome 01, whole genome shotgun sequence genome contains:
- a CDS encoding pentatricopeptide repeat protein, encoding MPASQLCRSSLRGSYFAGRSLLLTLSLSRTRPSPSSSHLRRFSECLSGLRGLAIPFGDHETTSAWHLNGDANSLGSRFVTSEPPRKEPSLRSHTHTAKSGTDSRLQRRQKTDDRKHGGRRLKQVSRFLRPNTRKVPPALTDFKGFKSTYQPYRGQLTPECWKRMQEERAIYQQWGYIRHQYPKSDLGPVRRAFKRWKKMLHHVLNPQQPSSWPWREDGRWLFELDTSAAMRKAWELTLPPTRQQQWPTVMLSTMHLAPDKIGLVLDATLDPLPPGYAIHDVLLFVAKRLDLGRVKSTTERTALAEQTLCLAARVVEDSPVRHVPFAQRTFGLLANKLPAHQAGELYMILKRAGIKLHPNTLIQFARRLADDVAHKHTAFQIIKDLADGGMDLNDIRAASVITSLLHHKIGHDGLSSQRRQPFSPKDGLQHLVERGFWPNVITATALLDSLCQQGEVEEAIRLALLFSEAGVQLDAKAWATVYRGARGSLKVDNVVKALDVARAAEAPYVDVLNNALHSILFFAEMESREKRLRVPRPLPIFAPMLRNYAKKFELEPLQWWMPDALPLLLSQQPPGEPVAPLEGAQQREWEFQHSILPVVDAFFSAGEGPRLRPNSTTIAIMLRAYIKSLEQPYDLMAYYNFFKSRLEGQVQSIAGKGVLGNQGSLIHDTFILAMTDHPGLFRSALQIFGDMLKDNLKAGGPEGGETRGEGAVAAMEPIHPAPTVLTFTILLRGLMNSGERNLAKQVVQVMREHGVEPTLVTWNTLIKGHASMQDIGKTVATLQGMEAAGFKPDIYTYKAFGKLRSQTKALEMMEGIIDANRKRMDEDIM
- a CDS encoding mRNA splicing factor, Cwf18, with amino-acid sequence MSSSLNNLSAATEDRKARLAALRGLKRKQPNGETATPEAENRPSQPAAEGVDIARQHLSGRNYDFETKGPKLGFEHMPNEGLENPTLEEQAAEVEAETQRLADEEAQNEKGIDLFKLQPKKPNWDLKRNLETKMEILNVRTDNAIAKLVRQRIASAQEAVQKGGAARSDAVEGDAVGLDGLALVEGLRVREKEEREEEERERAQEE